The following proteins are co-located in the Pecten maximus unplaced genomic scaffold, xPecMax1.1, whole genome shotgun sequence genome:
- the LOC117318801 gene encoding receptor-type tyrosine-protein phosphatase epsilon-like, producing the protein MLHRRVDPDGLPETSANVYVNTEQVARQSGVGDRVCYNSGPVGFPVSTLKSLVKTKLQNKAKAFENEYKSIPSGDLHEHKVGMLQQNKAKNRFKTTFPYDHSRVILDTIGKDQHSDYINANYIDSVTKTAKYVATQGPRPGTVNDFWRMIWQLQTGKIVMLTNLIEGGRPKCDKYWPDEGEPLTTANFSITMDRERSYAFYVIRDLTVTEKKV; encoded by the exons ATGCTTCATCGCCGTGTAG ATCCAGACGGGCTACCCGAGACCTCCGCCaatgtgtatgtaaacactgaGCAGGTGGCCAGACAATCCGGCGTTGGTGATAGAGTCTGCTATAATTCCGGTCCTGTTGGGTTTCCTGTCTCCACCCTCAAATCTCTTGTCAAGACAAAACTGCAAAATAAGGCGAAGGCTTTCGAGAACGAATACAAG TCTATACCGTCTGGAGATTTACACGAACATAAAGTTGGAATGttacaacaaaacaaagcaaAGAACAGATTTAAAACCACGTTTCCCT ATGACCATTCCCGTGTGATCCTTGATACCATTGGAAAAGATCAACACTCCGATTACATCAATGCCAACTACATCGAC AGTGTTACAAAAACTGCGAAATACGTAGCAACACAAG gACCGAGGCCCGGTACTGTTAATGATTTCTGGCGGATGATATGGCAGCTGCAGACCGGCAAAATTGTCATGTTGACAAATCTTATAGAAGGCGGAAGG CCGAAGTGCGACAAGTATTGGCCAGACGAGGGAGAACCTTTGACAACGGCAAATTTCAGCATCACTATGGACAGAGAAAGGTCGTATGCCTTCTACGTCATCCGGGACCTTACAGTTACAGAAAAGAAGGTATAA
- the LOC117318802 gene encoding uncharacterized protein LOC117318802 produces the protein MTHTQRDNLGMGERKALQALKRNTDIVIKPADKGSAVVVMNREDYIQEANRQLSNETFYRKVDQDLTGEHANKVNAAISRIQLKGDIDKDTAEFLRCDSPRAGSFYLLPKIHKAGNPGRPIINSIGHPTEKISKFIDFHLRSHVESLPSYLKDTTYYLKKTPCSNLPDDTLLVTMDVVSLYTNIPHEDGIIACRSAWDTRGNKHPSTDSLVELLKLVLTLNNFTFNGEHYLQVSGTAMGTKMAPSYANVFMGHLETRLLIEAPSKPLSWFRFIDDIEIKWTAGRESLEEFVRFANEFHRTIKFTADISDEKNTFLDTCSTLVNGEIHTDLYSKPTDTHRYLRPSSCHPPHTTRSIPYSQILRIRRIVSDDDDFRRRCVELRSHLLNRGYGAALIDREIDRVKELDRASTLEYKDRPKTGRVPCVVTFHPGMPALSKIFQKHWHIVLSSSKLEGIFPEPPILAYRRPKNIRYLVVSGNLPSPSNASATGCFETCSSKRCKLCPYTHSTNSFNCETNGQKYRILQSVSCTSANVIYLITCAKCSMQYVGETKTQLNLRINYHRCSIKQKRQDLPVARHFNMPSHTWHDMQVVPIDHCRGWNDQQRLNRERHWINQLQTDYPLGMNER, from the coding sequence ATGACTCACACCCAAAGAGACAACCTAGGGATGGGTGAGCGCAAGGCACTTCAGGCTCTGAAACGCAACACTGACATTGTAATCAAACCAGCCGATAAAGGCTCTGCAGTAGTTGTCATGAACAGAGAGGACTACATCCAGGAGGCCAATCGCCAATTGTCGAATGAGACGTTCTACCGTAAAGTCGATCAGGATTTAACGGGGGAGCATGCTAATAAGGTCAATGCCGCCATCAGCAGAATACAACTTAAAGGAGATATTGACAAGGATACAGCTGAATTCTTGCGCTGCGATTCCCCACGAGCAGGGAGTTTCTATCTCCTTCCAAAAATCCACAAGGCTGGTAACCCCGGTCGACCCATCATCAATTCGATTGGCCACCCCACAGAAAAAATCTCAAAGTTCATCGACTTCCACTTGAGATCTCATGTCGAGAGCTTGCCATCTTACTTGAAAGACACCACGTACTACCTTAAAAAGACGCCATGTAGTAATCTACCTGATGACACACTCCTGGTCACCATGGATGTGGTTTCCCTCTACACCAACATCCCACATGAGGACGGAATCATAGCCTGCCGTTCTGCGTGGGACACCCGGGGGAATAAGCACCCTTCAACAGATAGTTTAGTGGAACTTCTTAAGTTAGTACTCACGCTGAACAACTTCACATTCAACGGAGAGCACTATCTTCAAGTTAGTGGTACGGCAATGGGCACCAAAATGGCACCATCTTACGCGAATGTGTTTATGGGCCATCTCGAGACAAGGCTACTAATAGAAGCCCCATCGAAACCACTCAGCTGGTTTAGATTCATTGACGACATCGAGATCAAATGGACAGCCGGTAGAGAGTCCCTCGAGGAATTCGTTCGTTTCGCGAATGAGTTCCATCGGACCATTAAGTTTACTGCCGACATCTCCGACGAGAAAAATACTTTTTTGGACACCTGTTCCACACTCGTCAACGGAGAAATACACACGgatttatacagtaaacccaCGGACACTCACCGGTACCTTCGCCCGTCCAGTTGTCACCCACCCCACACTACAAGGAGCATTCCATACTCCCAGATTTTGAGAATCAGGCGTATCGTCTCCGACGACGATGACTTCAGACGTCGTTGTGTAGAGCTTAGATCCCATCTTCTCAATAGAGGATATGGCGCAGCCCTAATAGATCGTGAAATTGATAGGGTGAAAGAATTGGACAGGGCCAGCACACTGGAATACAAAGACAGGCCGAAAACTGGAAGAGTACCTTGTGTGGTAACCTTTCATCCCGGCATGCCCGCATTGTCAAAAATCTTCCAGAAACACTGGCACATCGTGTTGTCGTCCAGCAAACTCGAGGGTATTTTCCCGGAACCCCCCATACTAGCTTACCGCAGACCAAAAAACATCAGATATTTGGTAGTCAGTGGTAATCTACCTTCACCATCTAATGCTTCAGCCACTGGCTGTTTCGAGACATGTAGCAGCAAGAGGTGTAAACTCTGTCCGTACACTCACAGCACCAATTCATTCAATTGTGAGACTAATGGACAGAAATACCGCATCCTCCAGTCAGTCTCCTGCACATCGGCCAATGTAATATACCTTATTACGTGTGCCAAGTGTAGCATGCAGTATGTAGGGGAGACCAAAACACAACTGAATCTGAGGATAAATTACCACCGTTGTTCCATCAAACAGAAACGCCAGGACTTACCAGTAGCGAGACATTTCAACATGCCGAGCCACACATGGCACGACATGCAGGTTGTCCCCATTGACCACTGCAGGGGTTGGAATGACCAGCAACGCCTGAATAGGGAACGACATTGGATCAACCAACTACAAACCGACTACCCACTCGGTATGAATGAGAGATAA